The following is a genomic window from Leptospira bandrabouensis.
ATAGAAAATAAAATAAAATTTCCCATCATCGCCAAACCAGATAAAGGCGAACGTGGGTTTTTAATCAAAAAAATAAATTCCTTAGAAGAATCTATTTCACTTCTCCAAACATATCCCATCGACTGGCTTTTTCAAGAATATGAAAGAGGGCCGTATGAATTGGGGATTTTTTATTATCGTTTTCCAAAAAACAAACAGGGTCATATCTTTTCTATCACAGATAAAATTTTTCCAAAAATTATAGGTGATGGTTTTTCGGATTTAAAAACATTAATTGCAAACCATCCAAGATATCGTTTTCAAGAATTAACCCACTTAGACCACAACAAACACCAACTAAATCGAATTTTGTCTTTAGGTGAATCCATTTCCATTGGGTCTATAGGAAATCATATCCAAGGTTGTATGTTCCAAGACGGAAACCATTGGCGGACAAGTCAGTTAGAAAAAAAAATCATTCAAATCGGCGATTCAATCCCAGGATTTTATTTTGGAAGGTTTGACATTCGATTTTCCGAGCCAGAAAAATTCAAAGAAGGAAAAGATTTTAAAATCATTGAACTCAATGGTGCCACCAGTGAATCAACCAATCTTTATGATCCAAAATTTTCAATATATAAAAGTTATTCAATTTTATTTGGTCAATGGAAGATTCTTTTCCAAATCGGATATGAAAACTATAAAACAGGTGTAAAGTTATATCCTTACAATAAACTCTATCACTTGGTAAAAAACCATAAAAAGTATAAGGAAAAATTCTCAGACAAATACTCCACAAACTGTTAAAAGATCGTGAACAAGAAAACAACTCTTTCCTTTTTCCTAAAAAAAACTAACCTAAATAATCTTTTAGAAAAGGCACTTTTTTTCTCTCTACATAAAAAAGATAACTAGAAAGTAAAAATACAACGATGGCCAAAAAGAAGAGCAATCCACCATCCCCTTGTACAACGATTCCCAAAAAAACAAAATGTGATAAAATAGCACCTAACATCAAATTTAAACTCAGAAGAGAACCAAGCCATACAAAAGAAGGGATGAGTAAAAACAAAACACAAAATGATTCCAATACAGCAAGCCCGTATCTTCCCCAAGGTTCCATACCTAAAGTGGAAAAGATAAACTTAGATTCATCGGAACCAGAAAATTTAAAAAACAAGGTTTGTGCAATGATAAATGTTGCAACAAACCGGGCCAAATGAAACAAAATGGATTGAATGTTTGGTAATCTCATTTAGAACCTTCCGCTATTAAAATTGATTTGATTTCTGCAAAACTAGTCCAGGGTATAAAATGATTTTCTCCCTTTAGGATTTGAAACCTATGTTTTATATTCAGTTTCGATTTCGTAAAGTATTGTACATTTTCTACAAGGACTAATTGGTCATTTTCTCCATGAATCGATAAAATATTCAAACTACTATTTCCTAAAGTCGTTGTTAGTTGTTCTAAATCAAATTTTAAAGTAAACATTTCTTCATTACTAAAAATCCAAGACTTAGGAAGGAACCATTGAAAAATTTGGATATTTGCTAAATGGTTATACCAATGTAGTTTTTCCAAATTAGGGTCGGAAGGACTCGAAAGTAAAATTGTTTGTATATTCTTAGGAAAGGTTGGAACCTTTGCCATAGACAATACAATGGCAATTGGACCACCATAAGAGTGACCTACAATGATCGCTTTTTCAAAAGAAAAACTTTGTTTGCTTATATAGGTTTCAAAAACCTTTGCCAATACATTCCCTTGTTGGAAAATATTAGGAAAAGATTTTTCGTTTGTGGAATCACCATAACCTAATCGATCAGGGACAAAAATACAAAACTGGTCCTGAAGTTCTTTATTATTCAAATAAGTTATAAAATCCGAAGAGGAACCAGGAGATCCATGCACTAAAACCAAAAGCCTTTTTTTATCCTTACATTTATTAGATAAAAAATGAATTTTGAATTGGTTCCAAGGTAAAGTGACACTTTGAATGGGTTCTTCCCCTTCTAAAGAATCGTTGGAACAAAAGATTAATGCAAAAAAAGGAAGTAGAAATAATACAATTCTCAAGTCCTTCTTTTGTTTTTGATGATTTGTCATTCGTCACTACTTGTAAATAAGGCACCCGATTCATATAAACGTTTAAAAAGTGCGTTTGGCATTTTAGAATTGTTTGGATCCGCGTATTCCGGTAAAAAACCTTTTACTAAATACATTTCAATATCTGCTTTGTTTTTGATAGAGACAAACCCTCTAGGTTCACATTCAAAGTAAAACTTTACCTCTTCAAACACTTGGGAAGAAATATTCACCTCTCCAATTACACCCGAACTTTCCAAACGACTTGCGGTATTGACAGTATCTCCCCAGACATCATAAGCAAATTTATCAGTTCCCACAACTCCCGCAACGAGTGGACCACTGTGAATTCCTAAACGG
Proteins encoded in this region:
- a CDS encoding alpha/beta fold hydrolase, whose amino-acid sequence is MTNHQKQKKDLRIVLFLLPFFALIFCSNDSLEGEEPIQSVTLPWNQFKIHFLSNKCKDKKRLLVLVHGSPGSSSDFITYLNNKELQDQFCIFVPDRLGYGDSTNEKSFPNIFQQGNVLAKVFETYISKQSFSFEKAIIVGHSYGGPIAIVLSMAKVPTFPKNIQTILLSSPSDPNLEKLHWYNHLANIQIFQWFLPKSWIFSNEEMFTLKFDLEQLTTTLGNSSLNILSIHGENDQLVLVENVQYFTKSKLNIKHRFQILKGENHFIPWTSFAEIKSILIAEGSK
- a CDS encoding DoxX family protein, with product MRLPNIQSILFHLARFVATFIIAQTLFFKFSGSDESKFIFSTLGMEPWGRYGLAVLESFCVLFLLIPSFVWLGSLLSLNLMLGAILSHFVFLGIVVQGDGGLLFFLAIVVFLLSSYLFYVERKKVPFLKDYLG